One segment of Arcanobacterium phocae DNA contains the following:
- a CDS encoding S8 family serine peptidase, with protein MGRFLQSSAFAASLALSLGLAPLAVASPAPDSNHTGGMSLTEMDRLIKKRGERSSQQVRVLVMLKNQPTSFSDSSEQHNKGQQSELIEKWTNKYHLEVGRQLGFLVNGFAATMPANKIPALQQEPEVASVKRERTFEKLEHNARKMQGVVTAHERHGLDGAGTVVSIIDSGIDPRHKDLQLSEDECKNAKLSPDTTHNGLFTCKVPAGYNFADDNYEIIDTNESEHGQHVSGIVAANGSARDDVKTPDVVANNSFDGVAPKAQLLAMKVFPNNPKARANDSDIIAAIEASVKLKADIINMSLGSPNGNRNASDGVYRAIEKAREAGTLVVVAAGNEGKNFSPNGETDNVLHQLDDATLGSPAADTGAFAVASIDNQVQVVPVATWKAGESGTETDLPHKSATGKPDGRLYELVDLGYGQDSDFTAEKKSALEGKFALIQRGKERFSDMFRRSFDAKAKGVLVYNDKARGDEFIGMGGVETYTQFSASTYHSVGAELAEKLRNGKVFVKFTDDRKLTDFAGKKALRPSSFTSWGPTPTLDFAPHISGVGGEVYSTQNDNRYVSMSGTSMAAPNVAGLSALMWQYYGKNFPELTGTERIDRIRASLMNTAEIPTNEEKIPYAPRQVGAGLARVDQATESPVIATVNGQPYVSLKQVHGATSFTVTLHNYGDKAATYSVPEQQVINEVEGEKGAAKTVVSQEKLTSKTTTVTVPAGSEANVTFTLVPEQGKSHYIEGWAQLNGTHVPNIAIPYLGFVGDWNAEKIIEEPDTEWGEPVERNIYTGLATLREDLITPIGLLNDISQESEDERDLTLWMSPNGDQMQDVIFPQLLVRRNASDVEYEIVSEDGKIHQTTGKQQDLRRLTLKNFMDPQLSDDDVVENASAYAFDGKIYDAQNVKYTNVPDGKYVFQVKARVSPEYDWQVTKMPFGIDTTSPTITFKKYDEADGFVYFTVKDTGSGVQVAPVVDTDSETNLVAERVNDSDTEFRIKVSPGTTHVLVTAGDMAANITSASYILDPVAKLSVSFARDMNAHPVGPIKPYVTMLGEPEGAKLIVDGYVSDDVDHVTINGQPAELEDRNFYEYVPLTPGKNNITVVAYNATGLEVSKLDLTPFYDNEPPKLVVNRPAPIEGNIVTVRGTITDSNKDAQLSVLVNGELADLKADGTFESEIEVSDELQTVAVVGSDGAQRVSQVVPIKGRSADVPPAPPLPGGPAIPPPPPLPGDGFISSAALPTISNAQCAPELAICAVPTDTKDYDRENKVFTVRGTLNASTIAKFQLVPTGRAGDNKVIEPKPLEAEINAETGEFSLQVPASTGQSDFRLELYVPGEKADNPVLTKSQSFKLLIDVNVPEIHIDQPITLGGSIFTQHDEVVFTGNVSDDGWGYKFLINKDTVEQRENNSGLGAESNEREFTYPVKVKDGDKILVTVIDSFGNQILGVYPVVVDKDKPTVDATYADNKLMESTVVGDDTPINVTANDTHLRSLKVKLDSIDGTEVLNEEAHADIDVTERNVEDLMADVREIRETALERLEAAGISKRVDANSDSDVADADTAQKQPTVENQVFVSGSQTTVKTRDLAIPIDTEKLSAGLYTMTILADDLAGNQTAQAVTFAVDRLPQIVGPDAVDVELTKEQLRDNDSAAKVIFANFSITDDGSADFAGDGSGVGEAHLLIDPATVLMPGKNTVLVRAVQPNGLESHKLITVNISVKEDSQPEQKPQPDTQEGSGSNGGTTPQDPMVVPGTGSGPVFGTLAAGSHTPSHSVGLAATGSYAGTLALLASLTIAGGMVLNRRARMS; from the coding sequence ATGGGAAGGTTTTTACAATCTAGTGCATTTGCCGCGTCGCTGGCTCTCAGTCTGGGTCTTGCACCGTTGGCAGTTGCCAGTCCAGCACCCGATAGCAACCATACGGGTGGCATGTCACTGACTGAAATGGATCGGCTGATTAAGAAGCGTGGCGAGCGTTCCTCGCAACAAGTACGTGTACTTGTTATGCTCAAAAATCAGCCTACGTCTTTTTCTGACTCGAGTGAACAGCACAATAAAGGGCAACAGAGCGAACTTATTGAAAAGTGGACTAATAAGTATCATCTCGAAGTAGGACGTCAGCTCGGCTTCCTTGTCAATGGATTTGCGGCGACAATGCCAGCAAATAAAATACCAGCGTTGCAGCAAGAGCCCGAAGTAGCATCTGTGAAACGCGAACGAACATTTGAAAAGCTAGAGCATAACGCTCGGAAAATGCAAGGCGTCGTCACCGCTCACGAGAGGCACGGTCTCGATGGAGCTGGAACAGTGGTGTCGATTATCGATTCCGGTATCGATCCGCGGCATAAGGATTTGCAATTAAGCGAGGATGAATGCAAAAACGCTAAATTATCGCCAGATACAACGCATAATGGGCTCTTCACATGCAAAGTTCCAGCTGGTTACAATTTCGCTGATGATAACTATGAAATTATTGATACGAACGAAAGCGAACACGGACAGCACGTTTCAGGAATCGTAGCAGCTAACGGATCTGCCCGAGATGACGTCAAGACTCCCGACGTCGTCGCAAATAACTCTTTCGATGGTGTAGCTCCCAAAGCGCAGCTGCTGGCCATGAAGGTATTTCCAAATAACCCGAAGGCACGCGCAAATGATTCCGATATTATTGCCGCGATCGAAGCATCGGTGAAGCTCAAAGCTGACATTATCAATATGTCATTGGGATCACCTAACGGAAACCGTAATGCTTCCGACGGCGTTTACCGAGCTATCGAAAAAGCGCGAGAAGCTGGGACTCTGGTGGTTGTAGCTGCCGGAAACGAAGGGAAGAACTTCTCGCCAAACGGCGAAACTGACAACGTTTTGCACCAACTCGATGATGCTACCCTTGGCTCGCCTGCAGCTGATACCGGGGCTTTCGCAGTCGCTTCTATCGATAACCAAGTCCAGGTAGTTCCGGTTGCTACGTGGAAAGCTGGTGAAAGTGGAACAGAAACAGACTTACCGCACAAGAGCGCTACCGGAAAACCTGATGGGCGGCTCTATGAGCTAGTTGACCTTGGTTACGGTCAAGATTCTGACTTCACGGCGGAGAAAAAATCTGCGCTCGAAGGCAAGTTTGCGTTGATTCAGCGTGGTAAAGAGCGATTCTCAGACATGTTTCGACGCTCATTCGATGCCAAAGCAAAAGGCGTTTTGGTCTACAACGATAAGGCGCGTGGAGATGAGTTTATCGGTATGGGTGGCGTTGAAACGTATACGCAGTTCTCCGCATCTACGTACCATTCAGTAGGGGCTGAGCTCGCTGAAAAACTTCGTAACGGGAAAGTCTTCGTGAAATTTACTGACGATCGCAAACTGACGGATTTTGCGGGCAAGAAGGCATTGCGTCCGTCGTCGTTCACGTCGTGGGGCCCAACACCAACGTTAGATTTTGCACCGCATATTTCTGGTGTTGGTGGCGAAGTTTACTCTACCCAGAACGATAATCGATATGTATCAATGTCTGGTACTTCGATGGCAGCACCGAACGTAGCTGGGCTATCGGCACTCATGTGGCAATACTATGGAAAGAATTTCCCGGAGTTAACTGGAACTGAGCGAATAGATCGTATTCGTGCCTCACTTATGAATACTGCTGAGATTCCAACCAATGAGGAAAAAATTCCGTACGCTCCACGCCAAGTGGGTGCTGGTCTGGCTCGCGTTGACCAAGCTACCGAAAGTCCGGTGATTGCAACTGTTAACGGCCAGCCATATGTCTCGCTCAAACAGGTTCATGGTGCTACGTCATTCACCGTAACCTTGCATAATTATGGTGACAAAGCTGCAACCTACTCAGTGCCTGAACAGCAAGTTATCAATGAAGTCGAAGGCGAAAAGGGCGCAGCCAAAACTGTAGTATCGCAGGAGAAGTTGACCTCGAAGACGACGACGGTGACGGTTCCAGCCGGTAGCGAAGCGAACGTAACTTTTACTCTGGTTCCAGAGCAAGGAAAATCACACTACATTGAAGGATGGGCACAGCTGAATGGAACTCATGTTCCAAATATTGCTATTCCATATCTTGGGTTCGTCGGCGATTGGAATGCTGAGAAAATTATCGAAGAACCTGACACCGAATGGGGAGAGCCAGTCGAGCGCAATATCTACACGGGACTAGCAACTCTACGTGAAGATCTCATTACGCCTATTGGTCTTCTTAACGATATTTCGCAGGAATCTGAGGATGAGCGGGATTTGACACTCTGGATGTCTCCGAATGGCGACCAAATGCAAGACGTCATATTCCCGCAGTTACTTGTTCGCCGTAACGCATCAGATGTTGAATACGAGATTGTGTCAGAAGATGGAAAAATACATCAAACAACGGGTAAACAACAGGATTTGCGTCGTTTGACGCTCAAGAATTTCATGGATCCGCAATTGTCGGATGATGATGTTGTTGAAAACGCCAGTGCTTATGCATTTGATGGCAAGATTTACGATGCACAAAATGTTAAGTACACGAATGTGCCTGACGGAAAATACGTTTTCCAAGTTAAGGCTCGAGTCTCTCCGGAATATGATTGGCAAGTGACGAAGATGCCATTTGGTATCGATACAACGTCACCAACCATTACATTTAAGAAGTACGACGAGGCTGACGGATTTGTATACTTCACTGTGAAGGATACTGGCTCAGGCGTTCAAGTTGCTCCGGTTGTAGACACAGATTCAGAGACTAATCTGGTTGCCGAACGGGTGAACGATTCAGATACGGAATTCCGTATTAAAGTTTCACCGGGGACAACACACGTATTAGTGACTGCAGGCGATATGGCTGCTAATATCACCAGCGCCTCATACATTTTGGATCCGGTAGCAAAGCTTAGTGTATCGTTTGCTCGTGACATGAATGCTCATCCAGTTGGGCCGATCAAACCTTACGTTACGATGCTAGGCGAACCAGAAGGTGCAAAGCTCATTGTTGACGGATACGTGTCTGACGACGTCGATCACGTTACGATCAACGGACAACCAGCTGAGCTAGAAGATCGCAATTTTTATGAATACGTGCCACTGACTCCTGGGAAAAATAACATCACTGTGGTGGCATACAATGCTACCGGATTGGAGGTTAGCAAACTAGATTTGACTCCGTTCTACGATAATGAGCCACCGAAATTGGTAGTTAATAGGCCTGCGCCGATTGAAGGCAATATCGTAACTGTGCGTGGCACTATTACCGATAGTAATAAGGATGCTCAGTTGTCGGTGCTGGTCAATGGAGAGTTGGCGGATTTGAAAGCCGATGGCACGTTTGAATCTGAGATTGAGGTATCAGACGAGCTTCAAACAGTTGCTGTTGTCGGTAGTGACGGTGCACAGCGTGTTTCACAAGTAGTGCCGATTAAAGGACGCAGTGCTGATGTGCCTCCGGCACCGCCATTGCCAGGTGGTCCAGCTATTCCGCCGCCGCCACCATTGCCAGGCGATGGATTTATCTCCAGCGCAGCGCTGCCAACTATTAGCAACGCGCAGTGTGCTCCAGAGTTAGCAATCTGTGCTGTCCCAACGGACACCAAAGATTATGACCGGGAAAACAAGGTATTCACTGTGCGCGGCACCCTTAACGCCAGCACGATTGCCAAGTTCCAGCTGGTACCAACAGGACGAGCTGGAGATAACAAGGTGATAGAACCTAAGCCTTTGGAAGCTGAGATCAATGCTGAAACAGGCGAGTTTAGTCTCCAGGTGCCAGCGTCAACTGGCCAAAGCGATTTCCGGCTGGAACTCTATGTTCCTGGTGAAAAAGCAGATAATCCAGTACTGACTAAGAGCCAATCATTTAAGTTATTGATCGATGTTAATGTTCCGGAAATCCATATTGATCAACCAATAACACTGGGCGGATCAATTTTCACTCAGCATGATGAAGTTGTGTTTACCGGAAACGTGTCCGACGACGGTTGGGGATATAAGTTCCTGATTAATAAGGACACCGTCGAACAACGCGAAAATAACTCTGGACTTGGAGCGGAATCCAATGAACGAGAGTTCACCTATCCAGTTAAGGTGAAGGACGGCGATAAGATTCTCGTTACGGTGATTGATAGCTTCGGTAACCAGATCCTGGGTGTTTATCCAGTTGTCGTTGATAAAGACAAGCCAACTGTTGATGCAACGTATGCTGACAATAAGCTTATGGAGAGCACAGTTGTTGGCGATGATACACCGATAAATGTCACAGCTAACGACACCCACCTCCGGAGTCTGAAAGTCAAGCTCGATAGTATTGATGGAACTGAGGTACTGAACGAAGAAGCTCATGCAGATATTGATGTAACTGAGCGAAACGTTGAGGATCTTATGGCCGATGTACGTGAGATTCGTGAGACCGCACTCGAACGTCTGGAAGCTGCAGGAATTAGCAAACGCGTTGATGCTAACTCAGATAGTGATGTGGCTGACGCGGACACTGCGCAAAAACAACCAACTGTTGAAAATCAGGTATTTGTCAGTGGCAGCCAGACAACGGTGAAAACCCGAGATCTCGCTATTCCGATCGACACTGAAAAACTGTCTGCAGGTCTGTATACCATGACGATTTTGGCCGATGACCTTGCTGGGAACCAAACTGCGCAAGCAGTGACTTTCGCAGTGGATAGGTTGCCACAAATTGTCGGACCAGATGCTGTTGATGTGGAGCTAACCAAGGAACAGCTACGCGATAATGACAGCGCTGCTAAGGTTATCTTTGCTAATTTCAGCATCACTGATGACGGTTCTGCTGATTTTGCAGGTGACGGTTCCGGAGTTGGAGAAGCTCATCTTCTCATCGACCCGGCTACTGTTCTTATGCCCGGAAAAAATACAGTTTTGGTTCGTGCAGTCCAGCCTAATGGCCTTGAATCTCACAAACTTATTACTGTTAATATCTCGGTAAAAGAAGATTCACAACCTGAGCAGAAGCCTCAACCCGATACCCAAGAGGGCAGCGGTAGTAATGGCGGCACTACTCCGCAAGATCCGATGGTCGTGCCTGGTACCGGGTCTGGCCCAGTGTTTGGCACATTGGCCGCTGGTAGCCATACGCCATCGCATAGCGTTGGACTGGCAGCAACAGGCTCTTATGCGGGAACCCTGGCGCTACTTGCTAGTTTGACTATTGCTGGTGGTATGGTCCTCAACCGTAGAGCACGTATGAGCTGA